ACAGGGCACAGCCCAGGGCACCTACTGCCCCTGCACCCGACCCCGCTCCCCTCAGGGACCAGGCACTGGCCGGGCCCGAAgaccctccccagggacccctccCAGCTTCCTTCCGCTGCTCCTCCGGCACCGCCGTAGCGAGCAGCTCCCGCCCTCCATCCTTCCCGCCCCGGCCTGAGGGCCCGTTCCCCGACCCGCGGGGCTTTACCAcagcggcggccgcggccccgccccgcgccaccgccccggccccgccctgCCGCCCGCGAGCAAGATGGCGGCGCTGCCCATAAGCAAGATGTCGGCGAGGGAGGCCAGGCGGTGCCGCGCCGGGGCCGCCATTGGCGGCGCGCGAGCGTGACGTTATGGGGGGCGACGCGGCGCGGTGCTATGCTGGCGGCGGAGCTGGCGGGACGCGTGCGGCCGCTCGTCACCCGGGCGGGGCCGCGCGTCatggtggggccggggggcggggccgggggagaggggctgagggggagcaccggggagggaggggctgaggggatgggggctgtgagggggagaaCCGGGGACATCGGGGCTGAGGGAACCAGAGCTGAGCGGGATCGGGGCTGTGAGAGGGAGATCGGGACTGAGGGAACCGCGGCTGAGGGAGGGAGCACTGAGGAGACCggggctgagggaactgggggctAAGGGTGATCGGGGCTGAGGGGACAGCGGCTGAGGGCATCGGGTCTGTGAGGGAGCACCGAGGAGATCGGGGCTGAGGGGGATCGGGGCTGTGAGGGGACCCAACCAGCTGTAGGGAGCAGGGGGGATCAGGTCTGAGGGGATGGAGGCTGAGGGGGATCAGGTCTGTGAGGAGCAGGTctgaggggtgctggggggggatatCAGGCCCGTAGAGGGGCCAGGGGCCTCATGGTGGCCCATCAGAACCCTGTTGGCATGTGGTGGGCAGGTGGCTGGCCTGGGCAACTACGGGCTGCGGGGGACACGGCACAGCGTGGGCATGGCGGTGCTGGACCGGCTGGCCTGGCAGCTGGCAGTGGCCGAGGGCTGGCGGGCAGACAGGTGGTGCTGCGCTGACGTGGCCATGGCCACAGCCCATGGCCTGGAGCTGGTGCTGCTCAAGCCGCGAAGGTTCATGAACCTCAACGGGCTGAGCGTCGCCAGTGCTGGTGAGCAGCTCCGTCACCCCTGAAGCTTGCTGTGCCACCAGGCCCTGTGacaggtccctgcagcccagctctgcagggtcAGGGCCTGGTGTGTCTGTCTCCCCCTCATTTCTTGGGTTGTATTtctgtttccaaagctgagatTTACAACCTCCGCCCAGAAGACATTTACCTGGTTCATGATGACCTGGACAAGGCTCTGGGCAAGGTGGCGATCAAGCTGGGAGGCAGCGCAAGGTATGGGGTGGCCCCAGCTCTCTGGTTGTGTGAGCTGGTTCGAGGCCTTGCCATGCCCTTACAGAGACACGGACtgttcccagccctgtcccaccaGACTGGCAGTGTTTTcagccccagcaccagccctgggCTCAATCCCAGTTGCAGAGGCAACAGCCAACTGTTTGGGCAGCCTCCCGGTCCCTACCCTggcaggaagggcagggagcCTCCTGGAAGCGTCTGTGGGCTGGATCCAGCCCATCGGCTGCACCACATGGGCTTTTTATagccctctgcctgccccagcgCCAGCTCCTGGGTCAGCCTCGAGACATTTAACCTAGGAAATCTTCCACTGCGGGACAGGGCAGGGATGGTACTGGGACGCAGCGCTCAGTCACACGTGCACCAGCTGCAGCAAGAGCTGAGACGCGCAGAACGTGCTGTCCCAGCCCTGCTTCCCTTGTCTTCCCCCGccagctgctctcagccccaggggctggacacttctgcagagccagggcaggggggctgcagcccctggctgggaccacatccccacatccctgcagcaAAGAAGCCCCAAGACCATACCATGGGGGTCTCTTACAAGCTAATGGTgggttttctccttctctcccaaGGGGACACAACGGGGTCCAATCCTGCATCAGTGCTTTGCACTCCAACGTGAGTGGCCCTCAGTGGAAGGGGATCAATCCTTCCCCCCAACCTCAGTGCATGGCTTGTCATCCCCCCACTCCCATTCTTCCAACTCCCCTCAGACAAGcccctgctccctttcctctcccccctttcccctccttccctctgcttccctgAGGGCTGATGTCAGTTTGGCCGCCACAAAGGACATGGAAACAATTAGCTCAAGTGGCTCTGCCAGGcctggcaggagcctgggctCTCAGCGCAGCCCAGCAAAAGCCTCTTCCAAAATCATGTTTCTTGGAGCAAGCACTCAAAACCACCTGGAAAACATGAAGGACTGCTCCCTCACCACCAAGCCCCACTCGCAGCACCATCCCCTTGCCCCGGCTCTGTCTCAGCGAGCCCTTGAGGTGGGATCCTccagctctcccttttcctccccaggagaTGACCCGGCTCAGGGTTGGCATCGGGCGGCCAGAGGGCGAAGCGACAGTGTCCAGCTACGTTCTGGCTCCGTTCAGCACccaggagcaggagaggctggaGCAGGTCCTGGCCCAGGCAGCGACATTCCTGCTGGAGCACATCCTGCAGAGGAGAGCACCGGAGGGGGAGCCGGGGGACAGGGGCTGATGTGAACCCCCGAGGACCTGCGTGGCTGATGGACAGGGCGCTGCGGACTCTCCGGGGTGACCGTGGTgcggagcagagctggccctgccgCGCAGCCTGGCCAGGTGCTGGGGCAGCCCCCGTTTGTCCCCACACAGATCCAGGCAGCTCGTGTCCCTGCAGTGGCCTCATAACGGCCCTTtggcacagaaatgaaataaaccctcactcccagctctgccctgctcctgcccctctctCATGCGCCGCCTCCGAACTCGGGCAATCCCTGGCTCTCTGTGGCTTGTATCCGTGTTCCCAGCCCTGTTCCACCAACCCAGGCTGGAGGGAAGCTTCCAGTGGGAAATGGGGATCAACGGGAGCGACTTCTGCAGGGCCCAAAACCCAACTTGGGCTTTGTTGAGAAACTGTGGCAAGCACCAGTCGCCTGCAGTCTGGCAGCTCAGCAGCATGCGAGGGCTGCTCCCACTGAGCTGCAGCAAGTTTCAGGACTGGCCTCATAGTTTTTGAGTTAGCTGGTTTTAAGCCAAAACCCTGGAGTTTCCAACAGCTGGAGGAGTTCTGGCTCCTCCCCGCAGACCCAGTACAGGTCTCATGGTGGAGAGGGCAGCTCGAGAAGGGGGgtcttaccaccaccaccaccacagcagctTCCCAAagccctgggctctgccagcacaTCCTGTCGGCTGCGTACCCTGTGAGCGCGGCTGCTCCGAGAGCCCCAGCGCGGGCAGCTCCTCACCCGTGTCCCAGCGGGCGCTGGAACAAGCACCAGACCCTTGCTGGGTCGCACGTACCGCAGCGCTGCTGCCGCTTCCTTCCTCCGCTCCAGCTGGCACCAGACCTTCCTCCGCTCCGTCCCCAGCTCCTGAGCTCCTCCTGTAGTACTGAGGCTACCTGCGaccaggggacaggcagggaagcaCAGGTGTCCCCAACCTGCCATCACCTCTCTGCCCTGCTGTGTCATTCATGCCTGTACTGGCTGGGACCCCGCAATTGCAGACCATGCATTTGGCCACCTCCTTCTCCCTGTTCTCCAGCAGATCCACTGGGATCTTCAGGTCCCATGTGACTTCCTGGAGGTGGTTGTTCTCCTTCAGGAGGTCCTTGCTGTAGCTGTTCATCCTGTCCCAAATGATGCTCTCCTGGAGCACAGGATGGTCGCAGATATCCCACTGTGGGTCTCAGCTACCGAGGCTTCCACCCACTGCTCCATCGCCTTCACCAggctgtggggagaagaggggtgCAGCCCCCCAAACCCTGGGTGAGGCCAGCAACCCGCCGTCCCGGGGCTaaccccagcagctgctccagggccAAAAGGGGCAGCCAGTGGCCAGGCACGGGTGGAGAGAGGCAGCAGCTCTAGGGGCCTGGCAGGGAGCTCACATCTCCCCAGCTCACCCAGACTAGGGCTAGTtgcagtgtttttaaagaaattgctcCTCCACTCCAGAAAAATCTCAATTTTCAGCCGAAGCTTGCCCTGCTGAGGAGCTGAGGTTTAGCACCAAACACACCCGGGCTCTTGGAAAGCAAACGCCCTCCTCCAGAGCTGGCCACAAAGGTGACAGATGCCGGAGCCCAGCAGGACTCGGCTGCACATCTCGGTGCTCAAGCTGGCGTCGGGTTTTCAGTCCCAAGACCAAACCCTCTGCTGAGGACACCAGCGCCAGTGAAGGAAATCATCTCCCTCAGCATTCCCAGGGGAGAGCTGAGCTCCACAGAAATGGCACCCATCTTTTCACCCCAAGGGAGAGctccatctctctctcccaccccaccttcctccttcctttccccattACAGATTTCATTCCCAACGCAATCCCCGTCCAGGGGAACTGCTAGACCCTCGCCACAGCAGCTCCGAGGTGACCCCGGTGGGGTATGCCCTGGGGACGATACATGGGGCAATGCCACCCGGCAGAGCCAGCACCTGGCACATCAGCTCAAACAGTCTGCTTTAATCCTCCCGGGGCTTCAGCCCAGACACAGCACAGGCGAGGGACAAGCCCGGTCGGTGTCAGGAGGCCATGTGTGCCACCACAGGAGCCAGCCCCCAGCCTGAAAAACACTCCCCAAAGTCCAAACCGTCGGGAGACGGCGGAGTTGGCATCGCTCAGGGCAGTCCTGGACACGTCCCCAGCACAGCACTCTTCTGGTCCCTCCACCTGGCAGGGAAAGGGCTCTCCGGGAGCCCTGGGGACAAAACCTTGGGTGGATTCACCACGCACAGATTCCAAGGACCCTGGGGGGATCCAGCCAGGATGGCTGCGTCTCTCAAGCAGGAGCGGGCAGGATCAGGCCGCTGGCCCGCGGTGCTCCCAGCCAGGTCACGATCCCTCGTCCCTAGGAGGCAAGGACACAAACATCAGCGGTCATGGAAGAAGCAGCCCTGACGCGTTCGCGCCTGCAGCAGAGGGTTGTTTTCCAGCTTCCCCCCAGtctggctgctcctggggaggcTCCGCTGCCAGCACAAGCAGCCTCAGACAGGGAAAGTCTGACCCGGTGTTAACCGTGGCAGTGCCGCCTCGGGGCCAAGCCAGTGCGCGGGTGCTCCCCTGCCTGCACGGCCACCACACGGAGACACAGCCCCAGGGAAACCCACTGCTGGGGGGCAGCAAGCAGCGCCAGGGTGAAACATTCCCCCGCGAGCTGCCCCCAGCTCTCTCCGAACTCGGGTGACTtttgcaggaggtgaaggagcgCTGTCCCTTCCTCACttgaggggctggggagcagcaggacccTGTCCCCTGGTCCCCTCCAGCCCAGTGCAGCCCCACATGGGACatctgtcccccccatccctttccccacctAGAAGAGAAGGTCTCATCTCTGTTTCCCAACACTTTGAGTCTggtggggagagctgctgccccacggcaAAAAGAAACTAGGCATCTGGGACACAGCCAACCACGGCGCTTGCAGGGAGATGCTTCCCAGCCACTCTGtcccccacccctgtccccacacGTGAAAGTCCCACAGCTTTGCTCACCATCAGAGCTCGTCGCGGGCGGTGGAGCGGAGGTGGCCAGCACTGCCCCGTGAGTCCCTCAGGGTCTTCTGCGAGCCAGCCCAGTCGGTCTTCTTGGCATCATCGTCCCAGATGGTGGAGGTCTCGGTGTCGCTCAGCCAGTTGCTATCCCCGGCGTAGTGGGTGGGATAAACCAGGAGGGGGTGAGCTGAGAACACCAGCAGGTCGCGGGGGACGAAGTGCCGCTTGTAATCCTCACTGGGGAAAGAGGAGCGGACCCAAGAGGAGAAATTGGCTCACAGAGCATGGCCCGGTGGAGAAAAAAGGGCTGGGAAAGCCATGCGGACCGCCCGGGGAAGGCACCGCATGGGGCAGGTGACAGGGAGGGACACGGGGTActtgggtgggggtctgggaAGGCAGCCGAGCTGGGGGGCTgcaccatgctgctgctgcctgcagagcctggctggggagggaccgGGGAGGGAGTGCGGAGGGGATGGGACCCATCTCTCCCCACCAGCCTCGGCGGCACGGGGCCAGCGCTGGCATGGAGAGGGTCTCCGGCACAGCATCCCGCCGACCTGGCCCCGGCTGGATCCTGGCCAGGGCTGTCTGGTGTCGTTATCCCAGTGAGCATGGGACTCCCAGCTGCTCCTGATTCGCATCCAGAGCGCTAATCCACCcctccatccacctccagccTCCCTTTTACACGCCTAATCCCTCTGTTTCACCATCCCGCTCGCTGATTTTCCCACCCCCTCTTCCCCAGGACACTCGACCACCAGCACTCGCCCCATAAattgcttccccctccccagacacAGCCTTGCCACTGACCCCCACCTGGGAAGAGGGGCAGGGAGGCACCCCAAGATGGTGCTGAGACCCACAACCAGGGGCAGAGGACCACAAAACCTCCCAGTGCCGGGGTCTAAGGGGCTGCTTCCCCCTTGCCATGGGGCCAAGACCTCCGTGTGAGCCCAGCATCgagccccagctccatccccgccgccgtccccccaccccgcgctgGCAAAGGGCCATTTTCCAGGGGCTGGCGGCCAGGCAGCGGCCAGGGGGGAATGAGCTCATGCTACAGATGTTTTCCTCCAGCATGAGTAACGCCaggagggggggacggggtgggatgGTGACGGCAGAGAAGAAACACATGCACCATCACCGTCACGGCCATGCCGCTCCACCAGCACGCCTCCCGCACCCCCTGCTCCTTACTTGGGGTGCTTGTCATACATGATGGGCAGGAACTCGTCCACCGGCAGCATTTTGGAGAGGGGCTTGGCGGCCAGCAGCTTCTGCGCCCCGCGGTGGGAGATGGCATAGGCCAGTGTCCAGTACGAGTACCCGGCCACCACCAGGTTTTGCACGCCCTCCACAGGCGCCTCATCCTCCGCATTCACCTGCTTCCTCCCCAGGTAGCTGCAGGGTGGCCAGCGAGCCATGAGaaccagccccagggacccccaccctgcGTCCCCTCGGCCTCAGCACCTACATGAGGTCCCAGTCCCGCCGtgccccctccagctcctccatcagCCGCTGCAGCCGCGCCGGGAAGGCAGCCTCAAAGCGCACATCGTCCTCGAAGACCACCGACCGCTCCAGCCCCCGGGACACGATCTGTAGGGAGGGCACAAATGCACAAACCCATCCCAGCACTGCGTTGGGCCACACTAGGTCCACTGACCCTGCAGAACACTCCTCTCCCCAGGTCCCCCAGTGACACGGTGATGCTCGTGGGGTCCCTGCCCCATGCTGGTGGCCCCCACGGCCTCGTACCTCCTTCCAGATGTTGTAGTGGCTGAGGAAGCAGCCAACCTCACCCTTGGTGAGCGTGCGGCCGGAGAAGGGGTCATAGTATCCGGGGAGCAGGTCCACCCCCAGCACCTTGATGTCACTGCTGTTGAGGGTGCTGCAAGGCAAAGGGCTGCATTAGAGAAGTGTcccccctccagccaccccctATTCCCTCCCCAGGGTGACACTGGGGGGCTGGCAGAGCGGGTACACATTCCCCCACAGTCACCTCCCATCCACGGCGTCCACCACCCGCGGGGCGatctccagctcctgcagggaCGCCAGCATTCGCTGGCGCCGGTCCGGCCTCCGCACCAGGTTGATGAGGAAGatctggggaggaagggaagagcccACCAAGGGGGCATGTTGTCATGGGGTGGGTGGACACAGCCTCCCTGGCCACCGcaggatgggggacagggggctagGCCAAAGCCCATGGCGGGCTTTGCCATGGATGGATGCAGCCAGAGGGATGGACAGGGGGACATGGCGGGGTCCATTGGGCACTTACTTCATCAAAGCCCATTTTCGTGAGCGgcttggggaggagggaaatgtgcctggagcgctgcatggggggGCCATCCACTGCAGAGAGAGGGGACACCCCTTTGGTGGAGCTCAGACTCCCCTGGCCGGGAGCCAGGGCTGATAGCCCTGCCCTGGGGGCCATCACCGGGTCCCTGTCAcccctggggtgggggacacctCTGGGGCACTGCCGCTCACAGGGACTCACCCATGGCCTCCAGCGTGAGATGCACAAAGTTGGCACGGTCATCTTCCAGCGTCTGGTGGGCCTTCACAGGGACGTTGATGTAGCCGAAGCGCTGCTGGTTGCACACATGGACCTCGGCGCCTGCCGGGTGGGATGGGTGAGCATCACAGCCTCCCGCaagccctccagccccccaacccctggATCCCCAGCCCTCaccagctgcctggcaggagtAGGCGAAGACGATGATATCGTCGAAGGCCCAGGTGTagttggggtggggtgggtaGAAAGCCAAACGCGACGTCTCCTCCTTCCGCAGGTCGATCAGGAAGGTGGCGTAGACCATGGGGACAGCAAAGCAGCCCACCCGCTGCCGGTTCTTGGTAGGGAAGTAGTCGGCCGTCCGGCGGTAGTAGCCCTGCAGCACACCAGCATGACTTCTCCATGGTGGGGGGTttctctgccatgggcaggggggtcccagggcttTCTGAGGACATACCTGGGGCGTGATGCCACACCAGAAGTTGGAGTAGAAGGTCTGTGAGTCCAGCATGGGGGCCACCACCGACTTGTTCTGTGCTATGAGAAACTTGAGGGTCTGGTTGTTGGTCAGGATGCTGTCGGTGTCCATGAACTGGGGGGACAACACAGGTCCTGGAGGTGTGGGGACGTCCACCTCAGTCCCCACCCCACCGGTGCCCCACGTCCCTTACCAGGATGTAGTCTGCCTGCTGCTCCCGGGCGTAGGTGAGAGCCTCCTGCTTCAGTTTCATCAGGTTTTCGTAGCGTTTGTCGCTCCAGTGCTTAGGCCCGAGCTCATCCGGGTAGGAgctgggcgggggggaggcaggggttAACCCCGCTTGCTGGGAACGCACAAACTCGGTGCACGCCGTGCGTGCCGGCCAGCTGAgtcagcccagctctgcctcgACACCGGCTCCTCCTGGCAGCGtccccagccagggagcagggtgCTGCTCCAGGAGCCCCTTGCAGCCCAcacctgtcccccccccggcacccccagcctcacctgggctcctcctgcaccTTCCAGGCCACCGAGTGATAGTCCTTGCCCACGGCGCCCAGCCACTCCTGCAGCATCGCCGTCGTGTTGTCCGAGTTGTGGTCCGT
The genomic region above belongs to Larus michahellis chromosome 15, bLarMic1.1, whole genome shotgun sequence and contains:
- the PTRH1 gene encoding peptidyl-tRNA hydrolase; translated protein: MLAAELAGRVRPLVTRAGPRVMVAGLGNYGLRGTRHSVGMAVLDRLAWQLAVAEGWRADRWCCADVAMATAHGLELVLLKPRRFMNLNGLSVASAAEIYNLRPEDIYLVHDDLDKALGKVAIKLGGSARGHNGVQSCISALHSNEMTRLRVGIGRPEGEATVSSYVLAPFSTQEQERLEQVLAQAATFLLEHILQRRAPEGEPGDRG
- the CERCAM gene encoding inactive glycosyltransferase 25 family member 3 isoform X1, translated to MGAAGPLCALLLLLGTGTGTGPVPPRVVVALLARNAQHSLPHCLGALEHMDYPAGSIALWCATDHNSDNTTAMLQEWLGAVGKDYHSVAWKVQEEPSSYPDELGPKHWSDKRYENLMKLKQEALTYAREQQADYILFMDTDSILTNNQTLKFLIAQNKSVVAPMLDSQTFYSNFWCGITPQGYYRRTADYFPTKNRQRVGCFAVPMVYATFLIDLRKEETSRLAFYPPHPNYTWAFDDIIVFAYSCQAAGAEVHVCNQQRFGYINVPVKAHQTLEDDRANFVHLTLEAMVDGPPMQRSRHISLLPKPLTKMGFDEIFLINLVRRPDRRQRMLASLQELEIAPRVVDAVDGSTLNSSDIKVLGVDLLPGYYDPFSGRTLTKGEVGCFLSHYNIWKEIVSRGLERSVVFEDDVRFEAAFPARLQRLMEELEGARRDWDLIEDYKRHFVPRDLLVFSAHPLLVYPTHYAGDSNWLSDTETSTIWDDDAKKTDWAGSQKTLRDSRGSAGHLRSTARDEL
- the CERCAM gene encoding inactive glycosyltransferase 25 family member 3 isoform X3, with amino-acid sequence MGAAGPLCALLLLLGTGTGTGPVPPRVVVALLARNAQHSLPHCLGALEHMDYPAGSIALWCATDHNSDNTTAMLQEWLGAVGKDYHSVAWKVQEEPSSYPDELGPKHWSDKRYENLMKLKQEALTYAREQQADYILFMDTDSILTNNQTLKFLIAQNKSVVAPMLDSQTFYSNFWCGITPQGYYRRTADYFPTKNRQRVGCFAVPMVYATFLIDLRKEETSRLAFYPPHPNYTWAFDDIIVFAYSCQAAGAEVHVCNQQRFGYINVPVKAHQTLEDDRANFVHLTLEAMVDGPPMQRSRHISLLPKPLTKMGFDEIFLINLVRRPDRRQRMLASLQELEIAPRVVDAVDGSTLNSSDIKVLGVDLLPGYYDPFSGRTLTKGEVGCFLSHYNIWKEIVSRGLERSVVFEDDVRFEAAFPARLQRLMEELEGARRDWDLIYLGRKQVNAEDEAPVEGVQNLVVAGYSYWTLAYAISHRGAQKLLAAKPLSKMLPVDEFLPIMYDKHPNEDYKRHFVPRDLLVFSAHPLLVYPTHYAGDSNWLSDTETSTIWDDDAKKTDWAGSQKTLRDSRGSAGHLRSTARDEL
- the CERCAM gene encoding inactive glycosyltransferase 25 family member 3 isoform X2 translates to MLQEWLGAVGKDYHSVAWKVQEEPSSYPDELGPKHWSDKRYENLMKLKQEALTYAREQQADYILFMDTDSILTNNQTLKFLIAQNKSVVAPMLDSQTFYSNFWCGITPQGYYRRTADYFPTKNRQRVGCFAVPMVYATFLIDLRKEETSRLAFYPPHPNYTWAFDDIIVFAYSCQAAGAEVHVCNQQRFGYINVPVKAHQTLEDDRANFVHLTLEAMVDGPPMQRSRHISLLPKPLTKMGFDEIFLINLVRRPDRRQRMLASLQELEIAPRVVDAVDGSTLNSSDIKVLGVDLLPGYYDPFSGRTLTKGEVGCFLSHYNIWKEIVSRGLERSVVFEDDVRFEAAFPARLQRLMEELEGARRDWDLIYLGRKQVNAEDEAPVEGVQNLVVAGYSYWTLAYAISHRGAQKLLAAKPLSKMLPVDEFLPIMYDKHPNEDYKRHFVPRDLLVFSAHPLLVYPTHYAGDSNWLSDTETSTIWDDDAKKTDWAGSQKTLRDSRGSAGHLRSTARDEL